A single window of Danio rerio strain Tuebingen ecotype United States chromosome 15, GRCz12tu, whole genome shotgun sequence DNA harbors:
- the LOC141378018 gene encoding uncharacterized protein — MEVNEQRQQEDEERNFNTKGTKTTHLHSCRQCGKSFRRKSKLKKHRKTHAGEKPYTCTECGKSFSQLDSYKQHQKTHEDKRDHECLQCGKSFTTAGHLKRHQRIHTGEKPYQCSYCEKSFSQSGDLRVHERIHTGEKPFTCTQCGHDFRSSSNLTQHMRIHTNEKPYACLFCEKRFSRLGDCKRHQKTHTGERDHECLECGKSFTTAGHLKRHQRIHTGEKPHKCSYCEKSFSRSSHLKSHERIHTGEKPYCCPPCQKSFKDSCSLTYHLLVHTGEKPFSSMEENEQRQEEDEERNFNTKGTKTTHLHSCRQCGKSFRRKSKLKKHRKTHAGEKPYTCTECGKSFSQLDSYKQHQKTHEDKRDHECLQCGKSFTTAGHLKIHQRIHTGEKPYKCSYCEKSFSHSGHLKSHERIHTGEKPYHCTQCGKSFKDKSGLTYHLLVHTGEKPFTCTQCGHDFRSSTILKQHMRIHTNEKPYACLFCEKRFSRLGDCKRHQKTHTGERDHVCLECGKSFTTAGSMKRHQRIHTGEKPHKCSYCEKSFSRSSQLKSHERIHTGEKPYCCPPCQKSFKDSRSLTCHLRVHTGEKPFSS; from the exons ATGGAGGTGAACGAGCAAAGACAACAAGAGGATGAGGAACGCAACTTCAACACTAAAGGAACTAAAACAACACATCTGCACAGCTGtcgtcagtgtggaaagagttttagaaGAAAATCCAAACTGAAAAAACACAGAAAGACTCacgctggagagaaaccgtacacctgTACtgaatgtggaaagagtttctcaCAGCTGGACAGTTATAAACAGCACCAGAAAACACATGAAGACAAGAGAGATCATGAGTGTttgcagtgtgggaagagttttactaCAGCTGGTCATCTGAAACgacaccagaggattcacactggagaaaaaccttaCCAGTGCTCATATTGtgagaagagtttcagccaatcaggaGACTTGAGAGTACATGAacgaattcacactggagaaaagccgtttacctgcactcagtgtggtcaTGATTTTAGATCATCGTCAAATCTAACAcaacacatgagaattcacacaaaTGAGAAGCCTTATGCATGTCTGTTCTGTGAAAAGAGATTTTCACGTCTCGGTGATTGTAAACGgcaccagaaaacacacactggCGAGAGAGATCATGAGTGTTTGGAGTGTGGGAAGAGCTTTACTACAGCTGGTCATCTGAAACGGCACcaaaggattcacactggagaaaaacctcaCAAGTGCTCATATTGTGAGAAGAGTTTCAGTCGGTCTTCACATCTGAAATCACACGagcgaattcacactggagagaagccgtattGCTGTCCTCCATGTCAGAAGAGTTTCAAAGACTCATGCAGTCTGACTTATCATCTGCttgttcacactggagaaaagccattCAGCAGC ATGGAGGAGAACGAGCAAAGACAAGAAGAGGATGAGGAACGCAACTTCAACACTAAAGGAACTAAAACAACACATCTGCACAGCTGTcgccagtgtggaaagagtttcagaagAAAATCCAAGCTGAAAAAACACAGAAAGACTCacgctggagagaaaccgtacacctgTACtgaatgtggaaagagtttctcaCAGCTGGACAGTTATAAACAGCACCAGAAAACACATGAAGACAAGAGAGATCATGAGTGTttgcagtgtgggaagagttttactaCAGCTGGTCATCTGAAAATTCACCAGAGAATTCATACAGGAGAAAAACCTTACAAGTGCTCATATTGTGAGAAGAGTTTCAGTCATTCAGGACACTTAAAATCACACGAGCGAATTCACACAGGAGAAAAGCCGTATCACTGCACTCAATGTGGAAAAAGTTTCAAAGACAAATCCGGTCTGACTTATCATCTGCttgttcacactggagaaaagccgtttacctgcactcagtgtggtcaTGATTTTAGATCATCAACAATTCTGAAAcaacacatgagaattcacacaaaTGAGAAGCCTTATGCATGTCTGTTCTGTGAAAAGAGATTTTCACGTCTCGGTGATTGTAAACGgcaccagaaaacacacactggCGAGAGAGATCATGTGTGTTTGGAGTGTGGGAAGAGCTTTACTACAGCTGGCAGTATGAAAAGACACcaaaggattcacactggagaaaaacctcaCAAGTGCTCATATTGTGAGAAGAGTTTCAGTCGGTCTTCACAGCTGAAATCACACGagcgaattcacactggagaaaagccgtaTTGCTGTCCTCCATGTCAGAAGAGTTTCAAAGACTCAAGGAGTCTGACTTGTCATCTGCgtgttcacactggagaaaagccattCAGCAGCTGA